One Arcobacter sp. FWKO B genomic window, TAACTACTCCAAAACTCTCTCAAATCAATACTATCTTAGTGAAACTATCAACCAACTAGATTTAATTACCCTTAGTTTTACATATGATACCAACAACAAAGTACAAAGCTATACTACACCTAGCGAATCTTACACTTATGCTTATGAGCCAAATCGTATCATAAAAACTAGTAGTACTAATGAAAGGACATTTTATAAGATTGATAACTTTGGTGCTATAGTGGCTATTACTTATGCGGATAAAACAACAGCAAATGAAGACTATGATATAGATACAAATAGCTCTTGGATAAAAGATAGAGCAAATAAAAAGTCATTTTACAAATATGATGAGAAAAATAGAATAATCATCTCTCAAACAGCCATAAATCAAGATATAGTTTATGATTATATGGATGATACTAAATTTGTCAGTAAACAAAATTCAAACAATAAAATCACTTCATACCAATATGATGATAAATATAATCTTTGCCAAATAAATCATCCCAACTTGACACAAGACATATACACTTATGATAAATATGGCAATATTTTAACACACACAAACCAATCAAACCTTACGACAACATACTCCTACAATGACTTTGGACAAATCACATCCATAACAGATATCAATAACAATACAATTTACTATGAATATGATGAATTAGCAAGGGTTGTATCATATGTGAATAGCCATGGTATCATAGAAGTATATAAATATGATTTGTTAGATAATATTACTCATGTATATAAAAATGGATTGCTGTTTGTAGCATTTGGTTATGACAAGGCAAATAGACTTCTAAGTATAAGTGACCATATGGGAAATTCATCTTATTTCAAATATGACAACTTTGTACTAAGTCATATAACCCATCCAAACCAAACTACTACAAACTTCACCTTCTCAAAAGATAAAACAACCATTACCTTACCAAATGATACAACCATACACTATGAATTTGATAAATATACAAACAAACTCATAAAACTAACCACACCAAATATCAATATATCATACAAATATGATAAATTTGGCAATATGCTAAGTGCTACAGATGACTCACACGAAATATCATATACATATGACAATAAAGCAAACTTACTAAGAAGTAGCTATGATGACAAAGATATAGTTTATAGTTATGATGAAAATGAACTTTTTTCCTTGGGGTTTGAAGATAGGAGTTTTTATTGTCTAAGAGATAATACTAACAATATCCTAACTCTTCAAACTAACTCTTTGGATAAGTATGAGTTTAGTTATGATGAAAATGGAAATGTAGTATCATTACAGTATCCAAATAAGTTTACTATGATAAACAAATACAATCCTCAAAGAAAGTTGTGTTTTAGTACTACACCACATAAAGAGCTTTCATATATCTATGACAACAACAATCAGATAATCTCATACAATAATATAAAATACAAGTATGACACCAATCAAAGATTAATTAGTAGCAACGATAAGTCATATTCTTATGATTTATCTAATAATTTACTATCTTATAATAATACTTATGATAACATAACCAATCAACTTATAAGCAATGACATATACGAATGTTTCTATGATGTACTTGGTAATCTGACTCAAAAGGTCAATAAGCAAACGAGTATTACATCACATTATAGATATGATGATTTATCAAGACTTATAGAATATAAACAAACAGATAGTTCTAACTCTATATTAAAGGAAATATATTTGTCATACAATCCTCTATCACAAAGAGCATCGAAGTATTATAAAGACAAAGATATATCATATTATCACAAATACATATATGACAATCACAATATCATAGGGATATATGATGGAAGAAGTGATAGGTTATTAGCTTCATTTATACATACTCCAAAAAGCATAGACAAACCACTATCAATAACTATAGACAAACAAACATACTATTATCATTTAGATATCAATAACTCTGTAGTAGAAATAAGTGATGAGTCTAAAAACATAGTACAACACTTTACATATGATGACTTTGGGTATATTATAGATAGATATACTAGTGAAAATCATAAAGAGTTAGAAATATTAAATCCTTATACTTACACATCAAGAGAATATGACACTGATGAGTTATATTACTATAGAGCTAGATATTATGACCCTAGCATAAAAAGATTTATATCACCAGACCCTATAAGCTATCAAAGTGGAGATACAAACTTTTATGCTTATGTAAACAACAACCCAATAAACCTAACAGACCCTAGTGGACTAAAACCTCAGGTGAATATTCCTAATAGTGATGTAGTAGGTAATATATACACAAAGAATATAGCAAACAATCTACCTCAAAATCCAAACATAGATATACTTACTCCTCCACCCTCACCTATCAATGCTGAACCTATGGGTAAGGATGGGTTTAAGGTTAGTGGTGAAAAACCTGAGCCTATGCAAGAATGTTGCAAAAAACCTGTTCCAACTGTAGCACCGACTCCTGGGTCTTGGGCATATTATACAAACAGACACAACAACTATAAAGATAGACAACTACTATGTACTAATCTACCACCAAATCCTCCTATTTATTATTTAGGATATGGCGAGAAATATTGTAGAAAATTTGTTGAAGAAACGAAACCTAGTCTTTCTCAAGCAGGGCAAGATTGGTTGGATGATGTATTGGTCAATTTACAAAAATATATGGAACAAGGTGTTGTTGATTTAAATTTTGTTGCAACTATTAATAAAAATTTCAACACTACAGTATCCGACCATGGTGGAGCTAAAAGCTATTTTACAGGTATTGAATGTCGTAGTGAAGAACATAAAAAATTTGCATTTGCTACCCACCCTGATGCCTATATGCCATTGAGGATGTCTACGGAACTTACTTGTAGCGATTTAATAGCTATTGGTATGACTCCAGATGGAGAGGAATGGTATGGAGACAATCGCTGGGAT contains:
- a CDS encoding RHS repeat domain-containing protein; its protein translation is MSFHTPIEIKKESISEIPAIYYSSTAYLVDKIDNIASKLMAKATFPGGTAIAMAINIVADPKNKGKVIVSTTLASGAIFYIAGAKLTTLVIEAIVASAMMALGITATPIIITLVSAVSLAIVATIAGSELYDIIYNELKDIESKYRNLTETDIFTLYAKGKVTQEELTLILEAFEQNKTISCLEPYEELKTLRHITNIENEYLASYIKVNKPNNKVQIKDKDIQEVKQITKEILKEDTNNTLKKHDINIITTNDGEEYTVMKKQLIDYLSRKKGSNTQDVYNYDFNSFIRKEDRLGEGEEFLLIKPTEYLQFPLIHSIYSLQGLQSKANFGARQDSKYKVVSTSPSVNKTPRGSSTPAISYDVQEDLGGASNVSTSVFFNSKGAYVKNSNSTKVTGDEKGTKKGVKSGTLSAQSDPLEHSSSVFINGQEVIRVNDVQYMQGRNTVGKVVSDESGQKPAISDDGEIVGTLKKATTSPMINKNKPSNNTSKTGELGSFRGSPVILKSGMSYVSHSDIILRSIIDINLSRVYINDDYSGSFGRGWRLGYDNRFVNTKDNIFTLHTTEGLEYRFEMVDGEFRDMDNLGVVVSAYNDTYTISYQDKTTHTYHSSKLIQIKDKNGNCLEFIYDKNFLLTQIISNKASLDITYNHKGFIHKIQDHSDRIFVYSYDKHDNLIQVTYPNKTTLKYNYSKTLSNQYYLSETINQLDLITLSFTYDTNNKVQSYTTPSESYTYAYEPNRIIKTSSTNERTFYKIDNFGAIVAITYADKTTANEDYDIDTNSSWIKDRANKKSFYKYDEKNRIIISQTAINQDIVYDYMDDTKFVSKQNSNNKITSYQYDDKYNLCQINHPNLTQDIYTYDKYGNILTHTNQSNLTTTYSYNDFGQITSITDINNNTIYYEYDELARVVSYVNSHGIIEVYKYDLLDNITHVYKNGLLFVAFGYDKANRLLSISDHMGNSSYFKYDNFVLSHITHPNQTTTNFTFSKDKTTITLPNDTTIHYEFDKYTNKLIKLTTPNINISYKYDKFGNMLSATDDSHEISYTYDNKANLLRSSYDDKDIVYSYDENELFSLGFEDRSFYCLRDNTNNILTLQTNSLDKYEFSYDENGNVVSLQYPNKFTMINKYNPQRKLCFSTTPHKELSYIYDNNNQIISYNNIKYKYDTNQRLISSNDKSYSYDLSNNLLSYNNTYDNITNQLISNDIYECFYDVLGNLTQKVNKQTSITSHYRYDDLSRLIEYKQTDSSNSILKEIYLSYNPLSQRASKYYKDKDISYYHKYIYDNHNIIGIYDGRSDRLLASFIHTPKSIDKPLSITIDKQTYYYHLDINNSVVEISDESKNIVQHFTYDDFGYIIDRYTSENHKELEILNPYTYTSREYDTDELYYYRARYYDPSIKRFISPDPISYQSGDTNFYAYVNNNPINLTDPSGLKPQVNIPNSDVVGNIYTKNIANNLPQNPNIDILTPPPSPINAEPMGKDGFKVSGEKPEPMQECCKKPVPTVAPTPGSWAYYTNRHNNYKDRQLLCTNLPPNPPIYYLGYGEKYCRKFVEETKPSLSQAGQDWLDDVLVNLQKYMEQGVVDLNFVATINKNFNTTVSDHGGAKSYFTGIECRSEEHKKFAFATHPDAYMPLRMSTELTCSDLIAIGMTPDGEEWYGDNRWDTISQAWYVVQEMGVNGIVNISKKCGKESGNYVWDSIKNKANQVTNTIRDLFK